In one bacterium genomic region, the following are encoded:
- a CDS encoding HEAT repeat domain-containing protein, with protein MVRVILLLGVLMGPELLFARGAMREVIQDKGERTLYVQDLKYGIPKKRWEAAEILGDAGDCFAVPHLITALKDEVEKVRENVSEALGKLGDRKAVAPLRERLKDPYPSVRYAAGEALARLHDRSGVSIIVQAIRDSTVTFQRRSRIAEALAILDEKQAIPSLIAVLDDQASPKLREETIYALGSLKAKAAVEPMTKRLKPEIEDDPKCRVALTQALMEIADKPGAMPTLVRALKDPDAAVRKGASDALGTLVGNDRGTIPILIELLEPDDTREYATMTLDSFLNRNDEIDLLAKVVGAIGDSKKPARLYAIQRIEKTKDGRGVRCLVEVLEDPDSTIRARSSVALGVIKDVSAVPALIEFVDDTSLLVSKAMVVALGNIGDPLCDTTLFRIVKNKNKDWGLRTLAAVSLGQLPFRTVFDPLLKGLRDADNDLRYLAAVSFGELGRREALTSLDYTAQHDIDLKTREAARLAASKIREKPGNRSY; from the coding sequence ATGGTAAGAGTAATTTTGTTACTGGGTGTCTTAATGGGCCCCGAGTTATTATTTGCAAGAGGTGCAATGAGAGAAGTTATTCAGGATAAGGGTGAGCGCACATTATACGTTCAGGATTTAAAATACGGCATTCCCAAGAAACGTTGGGAAGCGGCAGAAATACTTGGTGACGCGGGAGATTGTTTTGCAGTCCCCCATTTGATAACCGCATTGAAAGACGAAGTAGAAAAAGTTCGTGAAAACGTTTCGGAAGCGCTTGGAAAACTGGGAGACAGAAAAGCAGTAGCGCCGCTTAGAGAAAGATTAAAAGACCCTTATCCTTCTGTGCGTTACGCAGCAGGAGAAGCGCTTGCAAGGTTACACGATAGGAGCGGCGTTTCAATTATAGTACAAGCAATAAGAGATTCGACGGTTACTTTTCAAAGAAGATCAAGAATAGCCGAAGCACTTGCAATATTAGACGAAAAGCAAGCAATTCCTTCTCTTATAGCCGTGCTTGATGACCAGGCATCTCCAAAATTAAGAGAAGAAACTATTTATGCACTGGGTAGCCTCAAGGCAAAAGCAGCCGTAGAACCTATGACAAAAAGATTAAAACCGGAAATAGAAGATGACCCAAAGTGTCGTGTAGCATTAACACAAGCATTAATGGAAATAGCAGATAAACCGGGAGCAATGCCAACACTGGTAAGAGCACTAAAAGATCCTGATGCTGCAGTCAGAAAAGGCGCTTCAGATGCACTTGGCACGCTTGTAGGCAATGATAGAGGAACGATACCCATACTTATTGAGCTGTTAGAGCCTGACGACACGCGTGAATATGCAACTATGACATTAGATTCTTTCCTTAACAGGAATGACGAAATTGATTTATTAGCAAAAGTAGTAGGAGCTATAGGAGATTCGAAAAAACCGGCTCGCTTGTATGCAATACAAAGGATAGAAAAAACAAAAGATGGAAGAGGCGTAAGATGTCTTGTAGAAGTTCTTGAAGACCCGGACTCAACTATCAGGGCAAGATCATCGGTCGCGTTAGGGGTAATAAAAGACGTTTCTGCTGTTCCGGCTCTTATAGAATTTGTTGATGACACAAGTCTATTGGTATCAAAAGCTATGGTAGTAGCCCTTGGCAACATTGGGGATCCTTTATGCGATACAACTTTATTTCGCATAGTAAAAAACAAAAATAAAGACTGGGGATTACGAACATTAGCAGCTGTATCTCTGGGACAATTACCATTTAGAACAGTGTTTGACCCATTATTAAAAGGTTTGCGTGATGCAGATAATGATCTTCGTTACCTTGCTGCAGTTTCTTTTGGTGAACTCGGAAGGAGAGAAGCCCTGACATCTCTAGATTATACAGCTCAACACGACATAGACTTAAAAACAAGAGAAGCGGCAAGACTTGCTGCAAGTAAAATCAGGGAAAAACCCGGCAATAGGTCATATTAG